A genomic window from Maylandia zebra isolate NMK-2024a linkage group LG20, Mzebra_GT3a, whole genome shotgun sequence includes:
- the dclre1b gene encoding 5' exonuclease Apollo: protein MPANGKVIPHTPLAVDFWHVRKCPGTRLFFLSHMHSDHTTGLTSTWSNRPIYCSPTTATLLKLKLQVKEQWIHPLEVGEPYLLPLDDIGKERLTVTLIDANHCPGAVMFLFEGYFGSILYTGDFRYTPSMLREPCLRTYATIDVLYLDNTNCDPNRTLPSRQRATQQIKEIIRSHPSHNVIIGLYSLGKESLLLELAMEFKTWIEVSFERMETLKALELPDVFTTEPGAGHIRAVDQSEICASALHQWNKEQPTLAILPTSRPLISFHPYVHVVPYSDHSSYQELEDFVSALKPTCLIPIVGKCVPGSLSALLPHKKRHEILVPESVRHYMSREPERQLCSSAYTSLRRKHFHPLVPKGVVFESPVRGSGKSCEEAWEAECVEQDGSGEETETESSEKDSDCILLDLSKELTPSRNGRGAGDVWNLNIVQTVTEERAREGSTPLSEIAPSRFSPVEILANTNACLKPSVTTTLSLETSAKIINNQHSECENNHTLPIENTMSQHCGIDQNDSVTLFQNSPDNDSCASSSPLALLNYAYIEELENRLLKNLPFSEEDFKSCGLLQKGFVQQFTPSPLQYSKDNDLSD, encoded by the exons ATGCCCGCAAACGGGAAAGTCATTCCCCACACGCCGCTGGCCGTGGACTTCTGGCATGTGCGGAAGTGTCCGGGTACCCGGCTGTTTTTCCTGTCCCACATGCACAGCGACCACACGACAGGTTTGACGTCCACGTGGAGCAATCGCCCCATCTACTGCTCACCTACAACCGCCACTTTGTTGAAACTCAAGCTGCAG GTGAAAGAACAGTGGATCCATCCTTTAGAAGTGGGTGAGCCATACCTACTCCCACTGGATGATATTGGCAAGGAGAGGCTCACGGTCACACTGATAGATGCCAACCACTGTCCAGGGGCTGTCATGTTTCTATTCGAAGGCTACTTTGGCTCCATTCTATACACTG gcgactttAGATACACTCCTTCAATGCTGCGTGAGCCATGCTTACGGACCTACGCCACTATAGATGTGCTGTACCTGGACAACACTAACTGTGACCCTAACCGTACCCTGCCATCAAGACAGCGAGCCACTCAACAGATTAAGGAGATTATTCGCAGCCACCCCAGCCACAATGTTATCATAG GCCTTTATTCCTTAGGTAAAGAGTCCCTGCTATTGGAGCTGGCGATGGAATTTAAAACCTGGATTGAGGTGAGCTTTGAGAGAATGGAGACCCTTAAAGCTCTGGAGCTGCCTGATGTCTTCACTACTGAGCCAGGGGCCGGCCATATCAGAGCTGTGGACCAGTCAGAGATTTGTGCCTCTGCTTTGCACCAGTGGAACAAAGAACAACCAACTTTGGCCATCTTGCCCACCAGCAGGCCGCTGATCTCTTTCCACCCTTATGTCCATGTAGTACCCTATTCAGATCACTCCTCCTACCAAGAGCTGGAGGATTTTGTCTCAGCACTTAAACCTACCTGCCTTATACCCATTGTAGGAAAATGTGTACCTGGAAGTCTTTCTGCCTTACTCCCTCACAAAAAACGCCATGAAATCCTGGTACCAGAGTCAGTCCGACACTACATGTCGAGAGAGCCAGAGAGGCAACTCTGCTCATCAGCATACACTAGCCTTCGCCGCAAACACTTCCATCCTCTTGTTCCTAAAGGAGTGGTATTTGAGTCTCCTGTAAGGGGATCTGGGAAGTCATGTGAAGAAGCCTGGGAGGCAGAGTGTGTGGAGCAGGATGGATCTGGGGaagagacagaaacagaaagtaGTGAAAAGGACTCTGACTGTATTCTCCTGGACCTGAGCAAAGAGCTCACCCCCAGCAGAAATGGAAGAGGGGCTGGAGATGTGTGGAACCTCAACATCGTCCAGACAGTCACAGAAGAAAGAGCGAGGGAAGGGTCGACGCCACTGAGCGAAATCGCACCGAGCCGCTTCTCTCCAGTGGAGATTCTGGCAAACACCAATGCCTGCTTGAAGCCCAGTGTGACCACAACGTTGTCTTTAGAAACAAGTGCCAAAATAATCAATAACCAGCACAGTGAGTGTGAGAACAACCACACATTGCCAATTGAGAATACCATGAGTCAGCACTGCGGGATTGATCAGAACGACAGCGTGACATTATTTCAGAACAGCCCTGATAATGATTCCTGTGCTTCATCCAGCCCACTGGCTTTGCTGAACTATGCATATATAGAGGAGCTTGAAAACAGACTTTTAAAGAACCTCCCCTTCTCAGAGGAGGACTTTAAGAGCTGCGGCCTCCTGCAGAAAGGTTTTGTGCAGCAGTTTACCCCTTCACCTTTACAGTATTCAAAAGACAATGACCTCTCagactga